From the genome of Nitrosomonas sp., one region includes:
- a CDS encoding STAS/SEC14 domain-containing protein yields MLKIELDSINGIAILKPDGALSKKDFDEAASVIDPYIERYGKLRGLIISAQAFPGWESFGSFIKHLEFIKNHHSKLSHVALVTDSELGDLAENIAGHFIAAKIKHFPYDHFSEAQHWILN; encoded by the coding sequence ATGTTAAAAATCGAACTGGACAGTATCAATGGCATAGCAATTTTAAAACCGGATGGCGCTTTGTCAAAAAAGGATTTTGATGAAGCAGCCAGTGTCATTGATCCCTATATAGAAAGATACGGAAAACTCAGGGGGCTCATTATCAGTGCGCAGGCATTTCCAGGTTGGGAGTCTTTCGGTTCGTTCATAAAACATCTTGAATTTATTAAGAATCATCACAGTAAGCTATCACATGTGGCGCTCGTTACAGACTCTGAACTGGGTGATTTGGCTGAAAACATAGCAGGACATTTTATTGCTGCAAAAATTAAACATTTTCCCTATGATCATTTCAGTGAAGCGCAACACTGGATATTAAATTAA
- a CDS encoding HdeD family acid-resistance protein, giving the protein MIKHSVSTLSSKDFIMQTTDHQPDLSKLSTKWLKIFGVIFILGGIAALTVPVIAGIAIELLLGWVFFVGGCFQLTVAFASRQHKTFWFKFIWAIIFVLVGLWLILSPVEGIQALTFAVGMLFLVEAVMKVTFFWQWYNEFKAGWMLVSGILSFIIAMILLSGWPQQSAILLGILVGANLIGNGAVALLMSFRMMTFESTGRENNAPGSGLSPMQKPENK; this is encoded by the coding sequence GTGATCAAACATTCCGTCTCAACGCTTTCGTCTAAGGATTTCATCATGCAAACAACGGATCATCAGCCTGATTTATCGAAGCTTTCTACCAAGTGGTTAAAAATTTTTGGTGTTATTTTTATTTTGGGCGGTATAGCCGCTTTAACTGTACCTGTGATCGCAGGCATTGCCATTGAGCTATTATTAGGGTGGGTATTTTTTGTGGGGGGCTGTTTCCAATTAACGGTCGCTTTCGCCTCACGTCAGCATAAAACGTTCTGGTTTAAGTTTATATGGGCAATTATTTTTGTGTTAGTTGGCTTATGGTTGATACTGAGTCCGGTTGAAGGCATACAGGCATTAACCTTTGCTGTTGGCATGTTATTTCTTGTCGAGGCTGTCATGAAAGTCACCTTTTTCTGGCAATGGTACAATGAGTTTAAAGCTGGCTGGATGCTGGTCAGTGGCATACTGTCTTTCATCATCGCTATGATATTGTTAAGCGGCTGGCCGCAGCAGTCTGCAATATTGCTGGGCATTCTTGTTGGAGCTAATTTAATCGGAAATGGTGCAGTGGCTTTACTGATGAGTTTTAGAATGATGACCTTTGAGAGTACCGGGCGTGAGAATAATGCACCCGGATCAGGGCTATCTCCTATGCAGAAACCTGAAAACAAATGA
- a CDS encoding phospholipase D-like domain-containing protein — protein sequence MLLLENWFTFHLLIVMTGVAIYVISSHNLHLRRHPSAAIGWVIALVLFPYITLPLYLIFGIRKVNIYLPANEPQEFIRPVQYSNTLTARTQQLAAIMSLPEACAYQQLNIHEDGTQALLALRNMINNAQHTIDICTFIIARDRLGDEIVQILKKRARDGVRVRLLVDGIGVYLGGRRDFKRLSAAGIQVALFVPPLRSSLQGRTNLRNHRKMAIIDDEWLWCGGRNIAAEYFEGDSTQTPADIPWIDLSFDLKGLLAMQAQALFEQDWKFATCGTLARPRKPTNRELQPGAIVGQIIASGPDQIDDTIYTVLVSSFFNAHNRILMVSPYFVPDATLLMSLTLAARRGVKVDLLIPKKSNHYLADIVRHRALRELVSAGARIRVLPRMIHAKAVVIDDQLALVGTANLDERSLFLNYELMIAFYQSTDVRRFAQWIEHQRSTAITYTPHPPGFWRETVEGLLLWLAFQL from the coding sequence ATGCTACTGCTCGAAAACTGGTTTACGTTTCACTTGCTTATCGTGATGACGGGCGTTGCGATTTATGTGATTTCCTCACACAATCTGCACTTGCGCCGCCATCCTTCGGCGGCAATTGGCTGGGTCATCGCACTTGTTTTGTTTCCCTATATTACATTGCCGCTTTATCTGATATTCGGTATTCGCAAAGTAAATATCTATCTCCCAGCAAACGAACCCCAAGAATTCATAAGGCCGGTTCAATATTCGAACACGCTTACTGCTCGAACACAACAGCTCGCAGCCATTATGTCGTTACCTGAAGCCTGCGCTTATCAGCAACTGAACATTCATGAAGATGGGACGCAAGCATTGCTAGCCCTGCGAAATATGATCAACAATGCGCAGCACACGATTGATATATGCACATTTATTATTGCGCGCGACCGGCTGGGGGACGAGATCGTCCAAATCCTGAAAAAACGGGCACGTGATGGTGTTCGGGTGAGATTGTTGGTTGATGGTATCGGCGTTTATCTTGGCGGTCGCCGTGACTTTAAGCGTTTATCAGCTGCAGGAATCCAAGTGGCGTTATTCGTACCGCCACTGCGCTCTTCGCTGCAGGGCCGCACCAATCTCCGCAATCACCGAAAAATGGCCATAATCGATGACGAGTGGTTGTGGTGTGGAGGAAGGAATATTGCGGCTGAGTATTTCGAAGGCGATTCGACACAAACGCCCGCCGATATCCCCTGGATTGATCTGAGTTTTGATCTGAAAGGACTCCTGGCGATGCAAGCGCAAGCGCTTTTTGAGCAAGACTGGAAATTTGCAACCTGCGGAACACTCGCCAGACCACGCAAGCCGACTAACCGCGAATTGCAACCGGGTGCTATTGTCGGGCAAATTATAGCGAGTGGTCCCGATCAAATCGACGACACGATTTATACAGTATTAGTCTCGAGCTTTTTTAATGCGCACAATCGTATACTGATGGTGAGTCCTTATTTTGTTCCTGATGCCACTCTGCTTATGTCGCTGACACTCGCGGCCCGCCGCGGAGTTAAGGTGGATCTGCTTATTCCAAAAAAATCAAACCACTATTTGGCGGATATTGTCCGGCACCGTGCGCTACGTGAACTTGTCTCGGCAGGAGCCCGCATCCGGGTTTTACCCCGAATGATCCATGCCAAGGCAGTCGTGATTGATGACCAGCTTGCCTTGGTCGGCACAGCCAATCTCGATGAGCGCAGCCTGTTTCTGAATTATGAACTCATGATTGCATTTTACCAATCGACCGATGTCAGGCGTTTTGCCCAGTGGATCGAGCATCAGCGAAGCACTGCGATAACTTATACTCCGCACCCACCAGGCTTTTGGCGTGAGACTGTAGAAGGTTTGTTGTTGTGGCTGGCCTTTCAACTGTGA